One Pseudonocardia abyssalis DNA segment encodes these proteins:
- a CDS encoding DUF1707 domain-containing protein translates to MNPPETPRIRVGHAEREWAVTELGEHLSQGRLDPDEYADRTTAAYAARTSDELEALFVDLPRPAPAAAPVAYPSPYPAVRADAPYGVDPRSGVPYSDRSKVVAGVLQLVLPFGVGRFYSGHHGIAVAQLLLSIFLIGAIWAFIDGIVLLAGRPTDPYGRPLRP, encoded by the coding sequence GTGAACCCGCCGGAGACCCCGCGCATCCGCGTCGGCCACGCCGAGCGCGAGTGGGCCGTCACGGAGCTGGGCGAGCACCTGTCGCAGGGCAGGCTCGACCCCGACGAGTACGCCGACCGCACCACCGCCGCCTACGCCGCGCGCACGAGCGACGAGCTGGAGGCGCTGTTCGTCGACCTGCCGCGGCCGGCTCCGGCCGCCGCCCCGGTGGCCTACCCGTCGCCGTACCCCGCCGTGCGGGCCGACGCCCCCTACGGCGTCGATCCCCGGTCCGGCGTGCCGTACTCCGACCGCTCCAAGGTCGTCGCCGGCGTCCTGCAGCTGGTGCTGCCCTTCGGTGTCGGCCGGTTCTACTCCGGCCATCACGGCATCGCGGTGGCCCAGCTGTTGCTCTCGATCTTCCTGATCGGCGCGATCTGGGCGTTCATCGACGGCATCGTGCTGCTCGCCGGCCGGCCGACCGACCCGTACGGCCGTCCCCTGCGGCCCTGA
- a CDS encoding LLM class F420-dependent oxidoreductase, with product MRFGLFVPQGWRHDLVGIDPKDQWATMKGLAQHADAGPWESVWVYDHFHTVPAPTDQATHEAWSLMSAFGAVTERVRLGQMCTCMSYRNPAYLAKVAATADIISGGRVEMGIGAGWYEHEWRAYGYGFPAAPDRLGMLDEGVQIMKQAWETGSATLDGKHYQVDGAIVQPKPLQDGGIPIWIAGGGEKVTLKIAAKYAQYTNFDGTLEGFTRKSELLKGHCETVGTDFDAIVRSANYNIAIGANQAEVEQRMQDAKARLLPYVGEEKAEGSLGAVRGLPGCGTPDQIIENLTKLKEAGMTYAVLNFAEAAYDRSGIELFEREVIPALA from the coding sequence ATGCGATTCGGACTGTTCGTTCCCCAGGGCTGGCGACACGACCTCGTCGGCATCGACCCGAAGGACCAGTGGGCCACCATGAAGGGGCTCGCGCAGCACGCCGACGCGGGCCCGTGGGAGTCCGTCTGGGTCTACGACCACTTCCACACCGTGCCCGCCCCCACCGACCAGGCCACGCACGAGGCGTGGTCGCTGATGTCGGCGTTCGGCGCCGTCACCGAGCGGGTGCGGCTGGGCCAGATGTGCACGTGCATGAGCTACCGCAACCCCGCCTACCTCGCGAAGGTGGCCGCCACCGCCGACATCATCTCCGGCGGCCGCGTGGAGATGGGCATCGGCGCGGGCTGGTACGAGCACGAGTGGCGGGCCTACGGCTACGGCTTCCCCGCCGCGCCCGACCGCCTCGGCATGCTCGACGAGGGCGTGCAGATCATGAAGCAGGCGTGGGAGACGGGCTCCGCCACGCTCGACGGGAAGCACTACCAGGTCGACGGCGCGATCGTGCAGCCGAAGCCCCTGCAGGACGGCGGCATCCCGATCTGGATCGCGGGCGGCGGTGAGAAGGTGACGCTGAAGATCGCGGCGAAGTACGCGCAGTACACCAACTTCGACGGCACGCTGGAGGGCTTCACCCGCAAGTCCGAGCTGCTCAAGGGGCACTGCGAGACCGTCGGCACCGACTTCGACGCGATCGTCCGCTCGGCCAACTACAACATCGCGATCGGCGCGAACCAGGCCGAGGTCGAGCAGCGCATGCAGGACGCGAAGGCGCGGCTGCTGCCGTACGTGGGCGAGGAGAAGGCCGAGGGCTCGCTGGGTGCGGTGCGGGGCCTGCCCGGGTGCGGCACCCCCGACCAGATCATCGAGAACCTCACGAAGCTCAAGGAGGCCGGCATGACCTACGCCGTCCTCAACTTCGCCGAGGCCGCCTACGACCGCTCGGGCATCGAGCTGTTCGAGCGCGAGGTCATCCCGGCGCTCGCCTGA
- a CDS encoding NAD(P)/FAD-dependent oxidoreductase, with product MRIAVVGAGPTGLFAAIALARRGHAVTVVDRDPGPHPDGSWPRVGVMQFHHPHAFRGPVVDALSAEMPEVVDALLAAGAEPVQVTPDTVAGLRCRRMVFERVLRAAAVAEPGVQLLRGHAEEVLAERGRAAGLRVDGRPLGADLVLDASGRSGRIGRGLRAPAEGGDCGQAYVSRQYRLRPGAEFGPLTMPIAGIAYYPGYAAIAFPHDNGVFSTVVIRSGDDRALTGLRGTAAFDAVAAAVPLLAAWTDPARSTPLTGVLPGGRLHNTWCGQLDDRGEVPLPGLVFVGDTVCTTNPSAGRGITTSLLQVRRLLALLAEHPGDPESLTRALDAWNTAHVRPWFDDHVACDAGLAARWAGADVDLDAPLPSDLIGAAAAVDPSMMAVVGPYLAMQSLPAALAEVEPRAREVYATGWQPPVPDGPTRDELVELVTRAAGDRAGVPG from the coding sequence ATGCGCATCGCCGTCGTGGGAGCCGGGCCGACCGGCCTGTTCGCCGCCATCGCCCTGGCCCGCCGGGGCCACGCCGTCACCGTCGTCGACCGGGACCCCGGCCCGCACCCGGACGGGTCGTGGCCGCGGGTCGGCGTGATGCAGTTCCACCATCCGCACGCGTTCCGCGGGCCGGTCGTCGACGCCCTGTCGGCGGAGATGCCCGAGGTCGTCGACGCCCTGCTCGCGGCGGGTGCCGAGCCCGTGCAGGTGACGCCGGACACCGTCGCGGGGCTGCGGTGCCGGCGGATGGTGTTCGAGCGGGTGCTGCGCGCCGCCGCGGTCGCCGAGCCCGGCGTGCAGCTGCTGCGCGGGCACGCCGAGGAGGTCCTGGCCGAGCGCGGCCGGGCCGCCGGGCTGCGCGTCGACGGCCGTCCCCTCGGCGCCGACCTCGTCCTCGACGCGTCGGGCCGGTCCGGGCGGATCGGCCGCGGGCTGCGCGCCCCGGCGGAGGGCGGCGACTGCGGGCAGGCCTACGTCTCGCGGCAGTACCGGCTGCGCCCCGGGGCGGAGTTCGGCCCGCTGACGATGCCGATCGCGGGCATCGCCTACTACCCCGGCTACGCCGCCATCGCGTTCCCGCACGACAACGGCGTGTTCTCCACGGTGGTCATTCGGTCGGGCGACGACCGCGCGCTCACCGGCCTGCGCGGGACCGCGGCGTTCGACGCGGTGGCCGCGGCCGTCCCGCTGCTCGCCGCGTGGACCGATCCCGCCCGCAGCACGCCGCTGACCGGGGTCCTGCCCGGCGGGCGGCTGCACAACACCTGGTGCGGCCAGCTCGACGACCGCGGGGAGGTGCCGCTGCCCGGGCTGGTGTTCGTCGGCGACACGGTGTGCACGACCAACCCCTCGGCCGGGCGCGGCATCACCACGTCGCTGCTGCAGGTGCGCAGGCTGCTCGCGCTGCTCGCCGAGCACCCCGGCGACCCGGAGTCCCTCACCCGCGCGCTCGACGCCTGGAACACCGCGCACGTCCGGCCCTGGTTCGACGACCACGTCGCCTGCGACGCCGGGCTCGCCGCCCGCTGGGCCGGGGCCGACGTCGACCTCGACGCCCCGCTGCCCTCGGACCTGATCGGCGCGGCGGCGGCGGTCGACCCGTCGATGATGGCCGTGGTCGGGCCGTACCTGGCGATGCAGTCCCTGCCCGCCGCGCTCGCGGAGGTCGAGCCGCGGGCCCGGGAGGTCTACGCGACCGGGTGGCAGCCGCCGGTGCCCGACGGCCCGACCCGCGACGAGCTGGTGGAGCTCGTGACACGCGCGGCGGGGGACCGCGCCGGGGTCCCCGGGTGA